In one Methanobrevibacter arboriphilus genomic region, the following are encoded:
- a CDS encoding right-handed parallel beta-helix repeat-containing protein, which yields MKNKKNILIVLLFLSLIAIMSINTATAKTISINDASSYNQTGLSLSKQIQKIIDTATAGDTIKFLGSFYEDLTLTINKKLNIISNSGTIISGSDSSSLKTIFFINGSSASGTTISGFNLDNEDGNGITLNNTKNIKASKNNITAKDSGVSVSKSSNITINNNNITKSDEGISLKDSNNIYVENNKLDNNNEGISLDSTNNVDIKSNNITNNKNGISLKSTKKTNIINNKVYNNKKSGIYSYKTQYTQIKYNNIKNNEETGILAEGILTNLNLTHNNISYNHYGIRLDSIDNSYVTMKTNSIRYNVEGISFGPNYIDNKAKDISSNDISSNTGKDVELRDSSYYDTLEIGPNWYGANADYLANICPKLKSGMIQFKLKSGGNGVYMGVFTYNGQTMTDLPPIDVLFIVNGEKIWVTTVNGVATVNFGKNFDKNQAGGILNAIAGVERFQLGITYTENINNNNNGKTPVNGGTGNPGNGGLGGLGIGGNGLGTIGIGTGSPGGSNPSSNQLSEGASSSSGSSSAAQSSTQQAKVINIDDGENLFKIEDSQALGILIIGLLLGSIIVGYMLRRDKKTSF from the coding sequence ATGAAAAACAAAAAAAATATATTAATTGTTTTATTATTTCTTAGTTTAATAGCTATAATGAGCATTAATACAGCTACGGCTAAAACAATAAGTATTAATGATGCTTCATCTTATAATCAAACTGGATTATCATTAAGTAAACAAATCCAAAAAATAATTGATACAGCTACAGCAGGAGATACAATTAAGTTTTTAGGAAGTTTTTACGAAGACTTAACTTTAACAATAAACAAAAAATTAAATATTATAAGTAATTCTGGAACAATAATAAGTGGTTCTGATAGTAGCTCATTAAAAACAATATTTTTCATAAATGGAAGTTCTGCATCAGGTACAACAATTTCAGGTTTTAATTTGGATAATGAGGATGGAAACGGAATAACATTAAACAACACTAAAAACATTAAAGCATCAAAAAATAATATAACTGCTAAAGATTCTGGAGTATCAGTTTCTAAAAGTTCCAATATAACTATAAACAATAACAATATTACAAAATCGGATGAAGGGATCTCTTTAAAAGATAGTAATAATATCTATGTTGAAAACAACAAATTAGATAATAATAATGAAGGAATTTCTTTAGATAGTACAAATAACGTGGATATTAAAAGTAACAACATTACAAATAACAAGAATGGAATTAGCTTAAAAAGTACTAAAAAAACAAACATAATAAACAATAAAGTATACAATAATAAAAAATCAGGTATATACTCCTATAAAACTCAATATACTCAGATTAAATATAATAACATAAAAAATAATGAAGAAACTGGAATATTAGCCGAAGGTATTCTTACAAATCTCAATCTAACCCATAATAACATTTCTTACAATCATTATGGAATACGTTTAGATTCTATTGATAATTCTTATGTAACAATGAAAACTAATTCCATCAGGTATAATGTAGAAGGAATTAGTTTTGGTCCAAATTATATTGATAATAAAGCAAAAGATATATCATCTAATGATATTTCATCAAACACAGGTAAAGATGTTGAACTTAGAGATTCAAGCTATTATGATACATTAGAAATTGGACCCAATTGGTATGGGGCTAATGCTGATTATTTAGCTAATATTTGCCCTAAGTTAAAATCAGGAATGATACAATTTAAACTTAAAAGTGGTGGAAATGGAGTTTATATGGGAGTTTTTACATATAATGGTCAGACTATGACTGATTTACCTCCAATAGATGTTCTTTTCATAGTTAATGGAGAAAAAATATGGGTTACTACAGTAAACGGAGTAGCTACAGTTAATTTTGGCAAAAATTTTGATAAAAATCAGGCAGGAGGAATTTTAAACGCAATAGCAGGAGTAGAAAGATTCCAATTAGGAATTACCTACACTGAAAATATCAATAACAATAATAATGGAAAAACTCCTGTTAATGGAGGAACTGGAAATCCTGGAAATGGAGGTCTAGGAGGCTTAGGTATTGGCGGAAATGGTCTTGGAACTATTGGAATAGGTACTGGGTCACCTGGAGGATCAAATCCTTCTTCAAATCAATTAAGTGAAGGAGCCTCTTCTTCTTCTGGATCTAGTTCTGCAGCTCAATCTTCAACACAACAAGCTAAAGTAATAAATATTGATGATGGAGAGAACTTATTTAAAATAGAAGATAGTCAAGCTTTAGGAATATTAATTATTGGACTACTTTTAGGTTCGATAATTGTGGGATATATGTTAAGAAGAGATAAAAAAACCTCATTTTAA
- a CDS encoding DUF2162 family putative transporter, producing the protein MIDLQVLSYIIVIVLSSIAISTSLINNSINKNNSILIAVYLGLLILVSVFISNIFSKSIIPTINNNISFIMTIIGMVLIYTGYRFILDFKIKSKKSIERKYPKIIYKINEELSLILLFFSYYAAILINIIYVAPSIWLSIFELGLISVGISIILIIASYFILYRKIRTPKRMFNGIFGFFLMLSGILYFTLYMFVPNLQNVLSQNMTPLSFPETNMMIYILIIVLISVAFGFVFKKSKRFRNLF; encoded by the coding sequence ATGATTGATTTACAAGTTTTATCTTATATAATAGTTATTGTGTTGTCTTCTATAGCTATATCTACTTCTTTAATAAATAATTCTATAAATAAGAATAATTCAATATTGATAGCAGTATATTTAGGTTTGTTAATCTTAGTGTCAGTTTTTATTTCAAATATTTTTAGTAAATCAATAATTCCTACAATAAATAATAATATAAGTTTCATAATGACAATAATTGGAATGGTATTGATTTATACTGGTTATAGGTTTATTTTAGATTTTAAAATAAAATCAAAAAAAAGTATAGAAAGAAAGTATCCTAAAATAATTTATAAAATAAATGAAGAACTCTCATTAATATTATTGTTTTTTAGTTATTATGCAGCAATATTAATTAATATAATTTATGTTGCCCCTTCAATTTGGTTATCTATATTTGAATTAGGATTAATCTCGGTAGGAATTTCAATTATTTTAATAATAGCCTCATATTTTATATTATACCGAAAAATAAGAACTCCAAAAAGAATGTTTAATGGGATTTTTGGATTTTTTTTAATGCTCTCAGGAATACTATATTTTACATTATATATGTTTGTTCCAAATCTACAAAATGTTTTAAGTCAAAATATGACTCCTTTGAGTTTTCCAGAAACTAATATGATGATATACATATTAATAATTGTATTAATATCAGTAGCTTTTGGATTTGTATTTAAAAAATCTAAAAGGTTTAGGAATTTGTTTTAA